In Phlebotomus papatasi isolate M1 chromosome 1, Ppap_2.1, whole genome shotgun sequence, the following proteins share a genomic window:
- the LOC129799201 gene encoding protein NipSnap, with the protein MAVSRAKAFMVTSSRALSTTASVWRDGSESWLSKLLVRKIEPTKEPHSRMLSDKEIIFALHTHNVRPDSIGKYLANYKTTVELINAKKDISCDLIGSWTVQVGDMDQCVHLWRYTGGFEAIDQAKDNLWHDPEYLRLMQERGNYLRSRHLQYLLAFSYWPQIQLRSGEKHIYEMRSYRLKPGTMIEWGNNWARAINYRRNNDEPFAGFFSQIGRLYNVHHIWCYKSLQARKETREAAWRSPGWDECVAYTVPLIREMHCRILAPTEFSPTQ; encoded by the exons ATGGCTGTGTCTCGAGCTAAAGCATTTATGGTGACATCTTCACG TGCTCTGTCCACGACAGCGTCCGTCTGGCGCGATGGCAGCGAATCCTGGCTGAGTAAGTTGCTGGTGAGGAAGATTGAGCCGACGAAAGAACCACACAGTCGAATGCTGAGTGATAAGGAGATCATCTTTGCACTTCATACACACAATGTACGTCCGGACTCAATAGGTAAGTACTTGGCCAACTACAAGACCACCGTGGAGCTGATAAATGCCAAGAAGGACATCTCGTGCGATCTGATTGGATCGTGGACGGTTCAAGTGGGCGATATGGATCAGTGTGTTCATCTCTGGCGCTACACTGGAGGCTTTGAGGCCATTGATCAGGCCAAGGATAACCTCTGGCATGACCCAGAGTACCTTAGGTTGATGCAGGAGCGCGGGAACTACCTCAGATCTCGACATCTTCAGTATCTCCTGGCTTTCAGCTACTGGCCACAGATTCAGCTGCGTTCCGGAGAGAAGCACATCTACGAGATGAGATCGTATCGTCTCAAGCCAGGGACCATGATTGAATGGGGCAATAACTGGGCCCGAGCTATCAATTACAGACGCAACAATGATGAGCCCTTTGCAGGATTCTTCTCCCAAATTGGAAGACTCTACAATGTGCACCATATTTGGT GTTACAAGTCCCTTCAGGCCAGGAAGGAGACACGTGAAGCTGCCTGGCGCTCTCCGGGCTGGGATGAGTGCGTAGCTTACACGGTTCCGCTCATCCGGGAGATGCATTGCCGCATTTTGGCACCTACAGAATTCTCTCCAACACAGTAA